A region of Streptomyces sp. WMMC500 DNA encodes the following proteins:
- a CDS encoding PKD domain-containing protein, which produces MSQPARRKRRRLAGVCLGVAAPLGLVLSGLGAAEAAGTTGATADVRIVNAGAPEAIKGSYIVVLDGAPSKAPSAQASVAAKADALTDRFGGEVGYVYAAALRGFSVEMSAAQAKRLAADPAVRYVEQNAKVEAAETWGLDRIDQRDLPLDNAYTAPNDGSGVTAYIVDTGMDLDHPDYGGRASSGHDFIDDDADASDCQGHGTHVGGTVGSQTWGVAKNADLVAVRVLDCSGNGSYEAVIAGIDYVTENAPQAAVGNMSLGGPRDAAVNEAVTNSTAAGVPWAVAAGNSNADACNTSPASTPSALTVAASDNQDRRSIWTGGQASNWGQCVDLFAPGTSITSTTMGGGSGGSSGTSMASPHVAGALALAVSADPGASVTDLNAAIVNSATPGKITDLRGSPNKLLYVGDLGGGEPGVPAAAFEADCAESLDCGFDASGSSDEGGSISSYAWDFGDGATGQGVRPSHSYAAAGTYDVTLMVTDDEGNTDEVTKPVRAGVPPAGEPPEASFTVMCQWATCQFDAGGSSDADGDIASYAWAFGDGQSGTGETASHTYPNRQANYTAHLTVTDGSGHTDTVTKPLTCWSFSTQAFCFAQ; this is translated from the coding sequence ATGTCACAACCCGCAAGAAGGAAGAGAAGGCGGCTCGCCGGAGTCTGTCTCGGCGTGGCCGCGCCCCTCGGCCTCGTACTGAGCGGCCTCGGCGCCGCCGAAGCCGCCGGCACCACCGGCGCCACAGCAGACGTGCGGATCGTCAACGCCGGCGCCCCGGAGGCGATCAAGGGCAGCTACATCGTCGTCCTCGACGGCGCACCGTCCAAGGCGCCCAGCGCCCAGGCATCCGTCGCGGCGAAGGCCGACGCCCTGACCGACCGCTTCGGCGGCGAGGTCGGCTACGTGTACGCGGCGGCGCTGCGCGGCTTCTCCGTGGAGATGAGCGCCGCGCAGGCCAAGCGGCTCGCGGCCGACCCGGCCGTGCGCTACGTCGAGCAGAACGCGAAGGTCGAGGCCGCCGAGACGTGGGGCCTGGACCGCATCGACCAGCGCGACCTGCCGCTGGACAACGCCTACACGGCGCCGAACGACGGCTCCGGCGTCACGGCGTACATCGTCGACACCGGGATGGACCTGGACCACCCGGACTACGGTGGCCGGGCGAGCAGCGGCCACGACTTCATCGACGACGACGCCGACGCGAGCGACTGCCAGGGCCACGGCACCCACGTCGGCGGCACGGTGGGCAGCCAGACCTGGGGCGTGGCGAAGAACGCCGACCTGGTCGCGGTACGGGTGCTCGACTGCAGCGGCAACGGCTCGTACGAAGCGGTCATCGCCGGCATCGACTACGTCACCGAGAACGCTCCGCAGGCCGCGGTCGGCAACATGAGCCTGGGCGGCCCCCGGGACGCCGCGGTGAACGAGGCCGTGACCAACTCGACCGCGGCGGGCGTCCCGTGGGCGGTCGCCGCGGGCAACTCCAACGCCGACGCCTGCAACACGAGCCCGGCGAGCACGCCGTCCGCGCTGACGGTCGCCGCGTCGGACAACCAGGACCGCCGCAGCATCTGGACCGGAGGCCAGGCATCCAACTGGGGACAGTGCGTGGACCTGTTCGCTCCGGGCACCAGCATCACCTCGACCACCATGGGCGGCGGCAGCGGCGGGAGCAGCGGAACGTCGATGGCCAGCCCGCACGTGGCCGGCGCGCTCGCCCTCGCGGTGAGCGCGGACCCGGGCGCCTCGGTGACGGACCTCAACGCCGCGATCGTGAACTCCGCGACGCCCGGCAAGATCACCGACCTCAGAGGTTCCCCGAACAAGCTGCTGTACGTGGGCGACCTGGGCGGCGGTGAGCCGGGGGTGCCGGCGGCGGCGTTCGAGGCGGACTGTGCGGAGTCGCTGGACTGCGGGTTCGATGCCTCGGGTTCTTCGGATGAGGGCGGGTCGATTTCCTCGTACGCCTGGGACTTCGGCGACGGCGCGACGGGGCAGGGGGTGCGACCTTCGCACTCCTACGCCGCCGCGGGCACGTACGACGTGACGCTGATGGTGACGGATGACGAGGGCAACACGGATGAGGTCACCAAGCCGGTACGGGCCGGTGTCCCGCCGGCCGGTGAGCCGCCGGAGGCGTCGTTCACGGTGATGTGCCAGTGGGCGACGTGTCAGTTCGACGCGGGCGGCTCCTCGGATGCGGACGGTGACATCGCCTCGTACGCGTGGGCCTTCGGCGATGGCCAGAGCGGCACCGGTGAGACCGCCTCGCACACCTATCCCAACCGGCAGGCGAACTACACCGCCCACCTGACCGTCACCGACGGGTCCGGCCACACCGACACCGTCACCAAACCCCTGACCTGCTGGAGCTTCTCCACCCAGGCTTTCTGCTTCGCCCAGTAG
- a CDS encoding trypsin-like serine protease, with amino-acid sequence MRGVRRMRSGGIAGLITGLVLLTLAPAVSAAAAVPPDDPPSEAVTPLEAKPHDGPSAQIIGGEPAYVRDHPFVIAMLREGGPRPQGQTCTAAVVAPRVIVTAAHCKDGAGTKTMLYGSDDLTQPGGTEIEVEHYFQHPNYQPPNGWQTGWDVGIVVTKTDIPVPAGFEYPRVADSGDAHLTQPGNSSLLLGYGRVSDGENEFGHMRKVEDYPLVDGSNTCGSFGTFNGRYMVCGGYADGHDGICQGDSGGPMLVDGVIVGVASWVRVGCNSYGAWGRLTNEMGDWANEMIDEWGGNPTPGAPTAAFEADCAESLTCAFDASGSSDEDGSISSYAWDFGDGQSGTGETASPTYPNRKANYTAHLTVTDESGHTDTVTKPLTCWSFSTEAFCFAQ; translated from the coding sequence ATGAGAGGCGTACGACGAATGCGGTCCGGCGGCATCGCCGGACTGATCACCGGCCTGGTGCTGCTGACACTCGCCCCCGCGGTGTCGGCGGCGGCCGCCGTGCCACCCGACGACCCGCCGTCCGAGGCGGTCACACCGCTGGAAGCCAAGCCGCACGACGGCCCGAGCGCACAGATCATCGGCGGCGAGCCGGCGTACGTGCGCGACCACCCGTTCGTCATCGCGATGCTGCGCGAGGGCGGCCCCCGGCCGCAGGGCCAGACCTGCACCGCCGCCGTGGTCGCGCCCCGGGTGATCGTCACCGCGGCGCACTGCAAGGACGGCGCGGGAACGAAGACGATGCTGTACGGCTCGGACGACCTGACGCAGCCCGGCGGCACCGAAATCGAGGTCGAGCACTACTTCCAGCACCCGAACTACCAGCCGCCGAACGGCTGGCAGACGGGCTGGGACGTCGGCATCGTGGTCACCAAGACCGACATCCCCGTGCCGGCCGGCTTCGAGTACCCCAGGGTCGCCGACTCCGGTGACGCGCACCTCACCCAGCCGGGAAACTCCTCGCTGCTCCTCGGCTACGGCCGCGTGAGTGACGGCGAGAACGAGTTCGGCCACATGCGCAAGGTGGAGGACTACCCCCTCGTCGATGGCAGCAACACGTGCGGGTCCTTCGGCACGTTCAACGGCCGGTACATGGTGTGCGGCGGGTACGCCGACGGCCACGACGGCATCTGCCAGGGCGACAGCGGCGGCCCGATGCTGGTCGACGGCGTGATCGTCGGGGTCGCCTCATGGGTGCGCGTCGGCTGCAACAGCTATGGCGCCTGGGGCCGGCTCACCAACGAGATGGGCGACTGGGCCAACGAGATGATCGACGAGTGGGGCGGCAACCCCACCCCCGGTGCGCCGACGGCCGCGTTCGAGGCCGACTGCGCGGAGTCCCTCACCTGTGCGTTCGACGCCTCCGGCTCCTCGGATGAGGACGGCTCGATTTCCTCGTACGCGTGGGACTTCGGCGACGGTCAGAGCGGGACCGGTGAGACCGCCTCGCCCACCTATCCCAACCGGAAGGCGAACTACACCGCCCACCTGACCGTCACCGACGAGTCCGGCCACACCGACACCGTCACCAAACCCCTGACCTGCTGGAGCTTCTCCACCGAAGCCTTCTGCTTCGCCCAGTAG
- a CDS encoding LuxR family transcriptional regulator, whose protein sequence is MASGRRGANVVRTSSPVLVGRGAELRALLDTVPSRSTMVLIEGEAGVGKTLLVHELLVHELLVQPRIGRLRVMVGHCRQVREPFPYGALIEALRAPAGLPAVELSPVVGALRPLLPELGHLLPPEPVPIGDPHAERHRLLRAVREFLGALGPVLLVVEDLQWADDGTRQMLRFVMSDPPPGLSVVVTYRREDLAGRPPLGAACRPPDTVARVVLRLAPLDVGGVAELAGAILADEVPADLAARLHERTAGIPFVVEELLRSWSTTAALEGPADGSAETERRLTDRLFDDVEVPVLLRDAIADRLAGLPAPTRRLIHAAAVLGVPSRVEQLMAVASIDADTAWLALTQAAERGVLFEIEPARYGFRHSLARQAVYDALSGPVRQDLHAAAIGALARLDPPPLVQLAEHSRSAGRTADWLNYGERAADLATAVGDPSAATALLRRLVAEPDLRGPDVDRLAVKLGTVAYSGLDPHDPVATLERLLNDRRLSTAARGEVRLFLGLLLVRQEGRVEAARAEIRRAVADLSEQRPGLAAKGIALLGTPFIGGAPFAEQRVLLAEAERRLARCDDGELRISLLANLLGSRLHVGDPAVQADLLSLPYAADDVGERRQLARARCNLADACTTVGHFAQAREFLATGTQLAASAGSPFVISTARSTQVRLDWYTGDWSGLADRAHRLLADYRDLLPVASELSLVLGLLAIARGEWGAAEEHLVRTGTEAPNEAITPVVIAGFAGLARMRLARDDAAGAAGAAEEGIAVLRRKGVWTWAADLAPVSVGALLAAGGTDPARAFVAELATEVADRDAPLVHAALLVCRGELAETDGDLSAAAGCYAAAHAAYERLPAPYLAALAAERGTLCRLALGDVGVGDELAVLADAFEQLGAARDAARCRHDVRSHGGTTPSRRGRRGYGGALSPREQDVARLASRGLTNREIADVLFLSPRTFEQHVAKVLRKLGVRSRSDISVAP, encoded by the coding sequence ATGGCCAGCGGACGGCGTGGCGCGAACGTGGTGCGTACCAGCTCGCCGGTGCTCGTCGGCCGTGGCGCGGAGTTGCGTGCGCTGCTCGACACCGTCCCGAGCCGCTCGACGATGGTGCTGATCGAGGGCGAGGCGGGGGTGGGCAAGACGCTGCTCGTGCATGAGCTGCTCGTGCATGAGCTGCTCGTGCAGCCGCGTATCGGCCGGCTGCGCGTGATGGTCGGCCACTGCCGGCAGGTTCGTGAGCCGTTTCCGTACGGGGCGCTGATAGAGGCGCTGCGCGCGCCGGCCGGGCTGCCCGCCGTGGAGCTGAGTCCGGTGGTCGGCGCGTTGCGGCCGCTGCTGCCCGAACTGGGTCATCTGCTGCCGCCGGAGCCGGTGCCGATCGGTGACCCGCACGCCGAGCGGCACCGGTTGCTGCGGGCCGTCCGGGAGTTCCTCGGCGCGCTGGGGCCGGTGTTGCTGGTGGTGGAGGATCTGCAGTGGGCCGACGACGGTACCCGGCAGATGCTGCGGTTCGTGATGAGCGACCCGCCGCCGGGGCTGTCGGTCGTGGTCACGTACCGCCGCGAGGACCTGGCCGGCCGGCCGCCGCTGGGTGCGGCCTGTCGTCCGCCCGACACCGTGGCTCGGGTGGTGCTGCGGCTCGCGCCGCTGGACGTCGGCGGGGTTGCCGAGCTGGCCGGGGCGATCCTGGCGGACGAGGTTCCCGCCGACCTCGCCGCCCGGCTGCACGAGCGCACCGCGGGGATCCCGTTCGTGGTGGAGGAGTTGCTGCGCTCCTGGTCCACGACGGCCGCCCTGGAGGGCCCGGCAGACGGCTCCGCGGAAACCGAACGACGTCTCACCGACCGTCTTTTCGACGACGTCGAGGTGCCGGTCCTGCTGCGCGACGCGATCGCCGACCGGCTCGCCGGGCTGCCGGCGCCGACGCGCCGCCTCATCCACGCGGCTGCCGTCCTGGGCGTTCCGTCGCGGGTCGAGCAGCTCATGGCCGTCGCCTCGATCGACGCCGACACCGCGTGGCTTGCCCTCACCCAGGCGGCCGAGCGGGGGGTGTTGTTCGAGATCGAGCCGGCCCGGTACGGCTTCCGTCACTCGCTCGCCCGGCAGGCGGTGTACGACGCGCTGAGCGGTCCGGTCCGGCAGGACCTGCACGCCGCCGCGATCGGTGCGCTGGCGAGGCTGGACCCGCCGCCGCTGGTGCAGCTTGCCGAGCACAGCCGCAGCGCCGGCCGCACGGCGGACTGGCTGAACTACGGCGAGCGTGCGGCCGACCTGGCGACGGCGGTCGGTGACCCGTCCGCCGCCACCGCCCTGCTGCGCCGGCTGGTGGCCGAGCCGGACCTGCGCGGCCCGGACGTCGACCGCCTCGCGGTCAAGCTCGGCACCGTCGCGTACAGCGGCCTGGACCCGCACGATCCGGTGGCGACCCTCGAACGGCTGCTGAACGACCGGCGGTTGTCGACGGCGGCGCGCGGCGAGGTCCGGCTGTTCCTGGGGCTGCTGCTGGTGCGGCAGGAGGGCCGGGTGGAGGCGGCGCGGGCCGAGATACGCCGCGCGGTCGCGGACCTGTCCGAGCAGCGGCCCGGGCTGGCGGCGAAGGGCATCGCGCTGCTCGGCACCCCGTTCATCGGCGGGGCGCCGTTCGCCGAACAGCGGGTGCTGCTGGCCGAGGCCGAGCGCCGGCTCGCCCGGTGCGACGACGGCGAGCTGCGGATCTCCCTGCTGGCGAACCTGCTCGGCTCCCGCCTGCACGTCGGCGACCCGGCCGTGCAGGCCGACCTGCTCTCCCTGCCGTACGCCGCGGACGACGTCGGAGAGCGGCGCCAGCTCGCGCGGGCGCGCTGCAACCTCGCCGACGCCTGCACCACCGTCGGCCACTTCGCGCAGGCCCGGGAGTTCCTGGCGACGGGAACGCAGCTCGCAGCGTCGGCGGGCAGCCCGTTCGTGATCAGTACGGCGCGGTCGACGCAGGTCCGGCTCGACTGGTACACCGGCGACTGGTCCGGGCTCGCCGACCGCGCGCACCGGCTGCTGGCCGACTACCGCGACCTGCTGCCGGTGGCCAGCGAGCTGTCCCTCGTGCTGGGGCTGCTGGCGATCGCGCGGGGCGAGTGGGGCGCGGCCGAGGAGCACCTGGTCCGTACGGGAACCGAAGCGCCGAACGAGGCGATCACCCCCGTGGTCATCGCCGGCTTCGCCGGGCTGGCCCGGATGCGACTGGCCCGGGACGACGCGGCCGGCGCCGCCGGCGCGGCCGAGGAGGGCATCGCCGTGCTGCGCCGCAAGGGCGTGTGGACGTGGGCGGCCGACCTGGCGCCGGTCTCGGTCGGCGCACTGCTCGCCGCCGGGGGTACGGATCCGGCCCGCGCGTTCGTCGCCGAGCTGGCCACCGAGGTGGCCGACCGCGACGCGCCGCTGGTGCACGCCGCCCTGCTGGTGTGCCGGGGCGAACTAGCGGAGACGGACGGCGACCTGTCCGCGGCCGCCGGCTGCTACGCGGCGGCGCACGCGGCGTACGAGCGGCTGCCCGCGCCGTACCTGGCGGCGCTGGCCGCCGAGCGGGGGACGCTGTGCCGGCTCGCCCTCGGCGACGTCGGCGTCGGCGACGAACTCGCGGTGCTCGCCGACGCCTTCGAGCAGCTCGGCGCCGCCCGCGACGCCGCCCGCTGCCGGCACGACGTGCGCAGCCACGGCGGAACCACGCCCTCCCGGCGCGGCCGGCGGGGCTACGGCGGCGCGCTGTCGCCACGGGAGCAGGACGTCGCCCGGTTGGCGTCGCGGGGACTGACCAACCGGGAGATCGCCGACGTGCTCTTCCTCTCGCCGCGCACCTTCGAGCAGCACGTCGCCAAGGTGCTGCGCAAGCTGGGCGTGCGCTCGCGGTCCGACATCAGCGTGGCGCCCTGA
- a CDS encoding enoyl-CoA hydratase/isomerase family protein translates to MSIAPRGTDVRYDVDGAVARIAFARTGRANALDLAAAHTLAAAVRRAATDECRAVVLTGDGERFCAGGDVRSMAEAADRSGYVRELAAVLGDALGALRALPAPVVAGVHGAVAGAGLAVMLSADVVVAERSTKFVSAYAGMGLTPDCGVSFLLPQAVGRQRALELALTGRVLTAPEARDWGLVAAVVDEGSAGARAEEIAQGMVAQPPFALAEAKRMIRASGGRPPAAGLRDEVDTIAEAVGSAEATALIDRFTGGAAVRR, encoded by the coding sequence GTGAGCATCGCCCCGCGCGGCACGGATGTCCGGTACGACGTCGACGGTGCCGTCGCCCGCATCGCGTTCGCCCGCACCGGCCGGGCGAACGCTCTCGATCTCGCGGCGGCGCATACGCTCGCCGCGGCCGTCCGCAGGGCCGCCACGGACGAGTGCCGGGCCGTCGTGCTCACCGGTGACGGTGAGCGCTTCTGTGCCGGCGGGGACGTGCGCTCCATGGCCGAGGCCGCGGACCGGTCAGGCTACGTCCGGGAACTCGCCGCAGTCCTCGGCGACGCCCTGGGCGCGCTGCGGGCGCTCCCGGCGCCGGTGGTGGCCGGCGTCCACGGCGCGGTCGCCGGCGCGGGCCTGGCGGTCATGCTGAGCGCGGACGTCGTCGTTGCCGAGCGCTCCACGAAGTTCGTGTCGGCCTACGCCGGGATGGGACTGACTCCCGACTGCGGTGTCTCCTTCCTGCTGCCCCAGGCCGTCGGCCGGCAGCGTGCACTTGAACTCGCCCTCACGGGGCGGGTCCTCACCGCGCCGGAGGCACGCGACTGGGGCCTGGTCGCCGCGGTGGTGGACGAGGGGAGCGCGGGCGCTCGAGCGGAGGAGATCGCCCAGGGCATGGTCGCGCAGCCGCCGTTCGCGCTGGCGGAGGCGAAGCGGATGATCCGCGCGTCCGGCGGACGGCCGCCGGCCGCCGGCCTCCGGGACGAGGTGGACACGATCGCGGAGGCCGTGGGTTCGGCCGAGGCGACGGCGCTGATCGACCGATTCACCGGCGGGGCCGCGGTGCGGCGTTGA
- a CDS encoding MaoC family dehydratase produces MRVLNGIDELRAAVGDHLGYSGYRTVTQADIDAFAALTGDHQWIHVDQERAASGPFGTTIAHGLLTLALGPRLVGDVYRIEGTRMGVNYGYDRIRFPAPVPVDSKVRVGAVLEAVEDVPGGVQVRMAFTWEIEGGDKPACVAAMLLRYSA; encoded by the coding sequence GTGCGTGTGCTCAACGGAATCGACGAACTGCGCGCAGCCGTCGGCGACCACCTCGGCTACAGCGGCTACAGAACGGTCACGCAGGCCGACATCGACGCGTTCGCCGCCCTGACCGGTGACCACCAGTGGATCCACGTCGACCAGGAGCGGGCCGCGTCCGGGCCCTTCGGCACGACGATCGCGCACGGCCTGCTCACGCTCGCGCTGGGGCCGCGGCTGGTGGGCGACGTCTACCGGATCGAAGGGACGCGGATGGGCGTGAACTACGGCTACGACCGCATCCGCTTCCCCGCCCCCGTCCCGGTCGACTCCAAGGTCCGGGTGGGCGCGGTGTTGGAGGCGGTCGAGGATGTGCCCGGCGGCGTCCAGGTCCGCATGGCGTTCACCTGGGAGATCGAGGGCGGGGACAAGCCCGCGTGTGTGGCGGCCATGCTGCTGCGCTACAGCGCGTGA
- a CDS encoding acetyl-CoA C-acetyltransferase, producing MREAVICEPVRTPVGRYGGALRDVPAVGLAATVLRALLGRTGLTSDDIDEVQLGQCYPTAEAPAIGRVAALDAGLDETVTGLQIDRRCGSGLQAVLNAAMQVRTGVSELVIAGGTESMSSAAFYSTEARWGTKGGALTFHDALARGRTTAGGQFHPVPGGMLETAENLRRAYGISRLEQDELALTSHLRAVEAQRSGRFAEELVPVEVAGRRGATVVDTDEHPRPDASLEALARLPPVMGGDDDQATVTAGNASGQNDGGAVCVVTHPDNAERLGLRPLARLVCWAVAGVPPRTMGTGPVPATRTALERAGLKLADIDLIEINEAFAAQVLACAREWGFGAPDWERTNVNGSGISLGHPVGATGCRILATLLRELDRRQGRYGLETMCIGGGQGLTAIFERVTG from the coding sequence ATGCGTGAAGCGGTCATCTGCGAGCCGGTGCGTACACCCGTCGGCCGGTACGGCGGTGCGCTGCGCGACGTACCCGCGGTCGGCCTGGCGGCGACCGTCCTGCGCGCGCTCCTCGGACGCACCGGTCTGACCTCGGACGACATCGACGAGGTACAACTCGGCCAGTGTTACCCGACCGCCGAGGCACCGGCCATCGGCCGGGTCGCCGCGCTGGACGCCGGTCTGGACGAGACCGTCACAGGTCTGCAGATCGACCGACGGTGCGGCTCGGGGCTGCAGGCGGTGCTCAACGCCGCGATGCAGGTGCGTACGGGTGTCAGCGAGCTCGTGATCGCGGGCGGCACCGAGAGCATGAGTTCCGCCGCGTTCTACTCGACGGAGGCCCGCTGGGGCACGAAGGGCGGGGCGCTCACCTTCCACGACGCCCTGGCGCGCGGGCGCACCACCGCGGGCGGGCAGTTCCATCCGGTGCCGGGCGGGATGCTGGAGACGGCGGAGAACCTGCGTCGCGCGTACGGCATCTCCCGGCTGGAGCAGGACGAGCTGGCGCTCACCTCCCATCTGCGTGCCGTCGAGGCCCAGCGCTCGGGCCGGTTCGCCGAGGAGCTCGTCCCGGTGGAGGTGGCCGGGCGCAGAGGCGCGACCGTGGTCGACACCGACGAGCATCCGCGGCCGGACGCGTCGTTGGAAGCGCTGGCACGGCTGCCCCCGGTCATGGGCGGGGACGACGACCAGGCGACGGTCACGGCCGGCAACGCCAGCGGCCAGAACGACGGCGGCGCGGTCTGCGTCGTCACCCACCCGGACAACGCCGAGCGACTCGGCCTGCGCCCGCTGGCCCGGCTGGTCTGCTGGGCGGTCGCCGGTGTGCCGCCCCGCACCATGGGCACGGGCCCCGTCCCCGCCACCCGGACCGCGCTGGAACGCGCGGGACTGAAGCTCGCAGACATCGACCTCATCGAGATCAACGAGGCCTTCGCCGCCCAGGTCCTGGCATGCGCGCGGGAGTGGGGCTTCGGGGCGCCCGACTGGGAGCGGACCAATGTCAACGGATCCGGGATCTCCCTCGGCCACCCCGTCGGCGCCACCGGCTGCCGCATCCTGGCCACGCTGCTCCGGGAACTCGACCGCCGCCAGGGCCGCTACGGCCTGGAGACGATGTGCATCGGCGGCGGCCAGGGCCTGACCGCGATCTTCGAACGGGTCACGGGCTAG
- the fabG gene encoding 3-oxoacyl-ACP reductase FabG: MKLLDGRTAIITGAGQGIGLAIAGVFAAHGARLVVADVNPDAADAAAEALSDSGAQAVSVRCDVTVEEQVEGLVGTAVGRYGALDVLVSNAGITRDATLRTMTAAQFREVMDVHLLGTWLGMKYAAPHMRERRSGAIVNISSISGKVGLPGQTNYSAAKAGVVGMTKAAAKELAHRGVRVNAIQPGLVRTAMTEALRPEVWQEKLAGVPMGRAAEPAEIGTVALFLASDLSSYMTGAVLEVTGGRHM; the protein is encoded by the coding sequence ATGAAACTTCTCGACGGGCGGACCGCGATCATCACCGGCGCCGGCCAGGGCATCGGCCTCGCCATCGCCGGGGTCTTCGCCGCCCACGGCGCACGGCTGGTCGTCGCCGACGTCAATCCCGACGCGGCCGACGCCGCCGCCGAGGCCCTGTCCGACAGCGGGGCACAGGCCGTGTCCGTACGCTGCGACGTCACCGTCGAAGAGCAGGTGGAGGGGCTCGTCGGAACGGCTGTCGGACGGTACGGCGCCCTGGACGTCCTGGTCAGCAACGCGGGCATCACCCGGGACGCCACGCTCCGCACGATGACCGCCGCTCAGTTCCGCGAGGTCATGGACGTCCATCTCCTCGGTACCTGGCTCGGCATGAAGTACGCCGCGCCACACATGCGCGAGCGGCGCAGCGGCGCCATCGTCAACATCTCGTCGATCTCCGGGAAGGTGGGCCTGCCCGGGCAGACCAACTACAGCGCGGCCAAGGCGGGCGTCGTCGGCATGACGAAGGCGGCGGCCAAGGAACTCGCGCACCGGGGGGTCCGGGTGAACGCCATCCAGCCCGGTCTGGTCCGCACCGCCATGACCGAGGCGCTGCGGCCGGAGGTCTGGCAGGAGAAGCTGGCGGGAGTCCCGATGGGCCGGGCGGCGGAGCCCGCGGAGATCGGCACGGTGGCGCTGTTCCTGGCCAGTGACCTGTCGAGCTATATGACCGGTGCCGTGCTCGAAGTCACGGGTGGCCGCCACATGTGA
- a CDS encoding nuclear transport factor 2 family protein, translating to MGNREVTAMAGPDGSQARAQFEIRNVLARIAHSSDTGTLEEYGACFTQDARWEMPGQVVRKGRAEICAAGAERRASRIAGPGTGTRHVVSTVAVTAHGDEAVAESCWQFFIGTGGRPVLASLGSYRDTLRRTAGGWQVAERIVRPG from the coding sequence GTGGGGAACAGGGAGGTGACGGCGATGGCCGGGCCCGACGGTTCGCAGGCGCGTGCCCAGTTCGAGATCCGGAACGTGCTCGCACGGATCGCGCACAGCTCCGACACGGGCACGCTCGAGGAGTACGGTGCGTGTTTCACGCAGGACGCGCGCTGGGAGATGCCGGGGCAGGTGGTGCGGAAGGGCCGCGCGGAGATCTGCGCGGCCGGCGCCGAGCGCAGGGCGTCCAGGATCGCCGGGCCGGGCACCGGTACCCGGCACGTGGTCAGCACGGTCGCGGTCACCGCCCACGGGGACGAGGCGGTCGCCGAGTCGTGCTGGCAGTTCTTCATCGGCACCGGAGGGCGGCCGGTGCTCGCCTCGCTGGGCTCGTACCGGGACACCCTCCGGCGTACCGCCGGGGGCTGGCAGGTGGCGGAACGGATCGTCCGCCCGGGCTGA
- a CDS encoding SDR family oxidoreductase — MPRLLEDKVAIVTGAAHGIGRGHALELAGHGARVVVNDVGASVRGEGEGKDADEVVDVIARRGGIAVADYSDVSDADRVEALFERTVSEFGRVDIVVNNAGIARDRMIWNMTPEDFDTVLRVHVRGSWLTTHHAARHWRERVKAGERLCGRVINTTSGAGLSGNTGQSNYATAKAAIVGLTLTTSLELYRLGVTVNAVGPGGMTRLTATMARGLVAFEPDELGADEYHQMDPAGSSPLVAWLASDEAQHVTGQVIRAIHDKIHLMGGWHEARTICSGERRWDATALGASIAADLFGTRAPGLR, encoded by the coding sequence ATGCCCCGTCTTCTTGAGGACAAGGTCGCGATCGTCACGGGCGCGGCCCATGGGATCGGCCGCGGCCATGCTCTGGAACTGGCCGGACACGGCGCACGCGTCGTGGTGAACGACGTGGGCGCGTCCGTGCGCGGCGAGGGGGAAGGGAAGGACGCCGACGAGGTGGTCGACGTCATCGCCCGGCGCGGCGGCATCGCCGTCGCCGACTACTCGGACGTGTCGGACGCCGACCGGGTCGAAGCCCTCTTCGAGCGCACCGTCTCGGAGTTCGGCCGGGTGGACATCGTGGTCAACAACGCGGGCATCGCCCGTGACCGGATGATCTGGAACATGACGCCGGAGGACTTCGACACCGTGCTGCGCGTCCACGTGCGCGGTTCCTGGCTGACGACGCACCACGCGGCACGTCACTGGCGAGAGCGGGTGAAGGCGGGGGAGCGGCTGTGCGGACGTGTCATCAACACGACCTCCGGCGCGGGGCTGAGCGGCAACACGGGCCAGTCGAACTACGCCACGGCCAAGGCGGCGATCGTCGGCCTCACCCTCACCACCAGCCTCGAGCTGTACAGGCTCGGTGTGACGGTCAACGCCGTGGGGCCCGGCGGCATGACCCGGCTCACCGCCACGATGGCCCGGGGCCTGGTGGCGTTCGAACCCGACGAACTGGGTGCGGACGAGTACCACCAGATGGACCCGGCGGGCAGTTCTCCACTGGTGGCCTGGCTGGCGAGCGACGAGGCCCAGCATGTGACCGGGCAGGTGATCCGCGCCATCCACGACAAGATCCACCTCATGGGCGGCTGGCACGAGGCGCGCACCATCTGCAGCGGTGAGAGGCGCTGGGACGCCACGGCCCTCGGTGCCTCGATCGCGGCCGATCTGTTCGGCACCCGCGCGCCCGGGCTGCGGTAG